The following coding sequences lie in one Myxococcales bacterium genomic window:
- a CDS encoding ATP-binding cassette domain-containing protein has product MEQVHRDFAVGAGWFGRRAQKLRAVNGVTLSVFDRETLGLVGESGCGKSTLGRLALRLMEPSSGELFFEGRDITHLTERQLRPLRRRMQIVFQDPYSSLNPRMSIGAAVGEAMRIHGLAGNRREEKERVQALLKKVGLRPEHYSRYPHEFSGGQRQRVGIARALAVEPAFIVCDEAVSALDVSIQAQIINLLKDLQDELGLSYLFIAHDLKIVEYMSRRVAVMYLGKIVEITTAQRLYANSAHPYTRALLSAVPIPDPERKRKRILLKGDVPSPLDPPSGCHFHPRCPIAEKGLCDRVPPALRPIEPGHEVACHKAEEVLSGRALLTP; this is encoded by the coding sequence ATGGAGCAGGTGCATCGAGATTTTGCTGTAGGCGCCGGGTGGTTCGGCCGACGCGCACAAAAGCTGCGTGCCGTGAACGGTGTGACGCTCAGCGTGTTCGACCGGGAAACATTAGGGCTCGTGGGAGAATCAGGCTGCGGCAAAAGCACATTGGGACGTCTGGCACTTCGACTTATGGAACCCAGCTCGGGAGAACTGTTTTTTGAGGGTCGGGACATCACGCATCTGACTGAACGGCAGCTACGCCCGTTGCGCCGTCGTATGCAAATCGTGTTTCAGGATCCCTATAGCTCCTTAAATCCCCGCATGAGCATCGGGGCCGCTGTGGGTGAAGCCATGCGCATCCATGGATTGGCTGGCAATCGCCGGGAGGAAAAAGAGCGCGTCCAAGCCCTACTGAAGAAAGTAGGCTTACGGCCGGAACACTACTCTCGCTATCCGCATGAATTTTCGGGCGGCCAACGACAACGCGTAGGAATTGCCCGCGCCTTGGCGGTCGAGCCCGCATTTATCGTTTGCGATGAGGCGGTGAGTGCGTTGGATGTATCCATCCAAGCACAGATCATCAACCTGCTCAAAGATTTACAAGATGAGCTTGGCCTGAGCTATCTGTTCATCGCGCATGATCTCAAAATCGTCGAATACATGTCGCGGCGCGTGGCTGTCATGTATCTCGGGAAAATCGTGGAGATCACGACGGCGCAACGGCTGTATGCGAACTCAGCCCATCCCTACACGCGAGCACTCTTGAGCGCGGTGCCCATTCCGGATCCGGAGCGCAAGCGCAAGCGCATATTATTAAAGGGCGACGTGCCAAGCCCTCTCGACCCGCCGAGTGGCTGCCACTTTCATCCGCGGTGTCCAATAGCAGAGAAAGGGCTGTGCGATCGGGTGCCTCCCGCCCTGCGTCCGATTGAACCAGGGCACGAGGTGGCCTGCCATAAAGCCGAAGAAGTGCTTAGCGGACGCGCTTTACTTACCCCTTGA
- a CDS encoding Crp/Fnr family transcriptional regulator codes for MELDSVERTRLFDRYGSRFAAGTLMYPEGAAADFCYLLQEGRVRLSRKVRGVEHSIAVLRPGDIFGEDALISTSERSSSALALSEVSALAFDRETFCALLSSNPEVGLRLLEQLVDRLRDAEERLENILHSDDPSRVIHALLRLAKQEATSDHLVLDISPLELSSRVGLDVDAVKQVMAQLKERGYLRIQQERVMIQDIEALRRLYELLGVKEQVRG; via the coding sequence ATGGAGCTTGACTCAGTTGAGAGGACGCGGCTTTTTGATCGATATGGAAGCCGTTTTGCAGCGGGCACGCTGATGTACCCCGAAGGGGCTGCGGCAGACTTCTGCTATTTGCTCCAGGAAGGCCGGGTGCGCCTCAGCAGGAAAGTTCGCGGGGTGGAGCACAGTATCGCGGTGCTGAGACCCGGCGACATCTTTGGCGAAGATGCGCTGATATCCACTTCTGAGCGCTCGTCGTCTGCCTTAGCGCTCAGCGAGGTTTCCGCGCTAGCATTTGATCGAGAGACATTTTGCGCGCTGCTCTCAAGCAATCCAGAAGTGGGACTTCGCCTGCTGGAGCAGCTTGTGGATCGCCTACGTGATGCTGAAGAGAGGCTCGAGAATATCTTGCATAGTGATGATCCCTCTCGGGTAATTCACGCTTTGTTACGGCTGGCGAAACAGGAAGCAACATCAGATCATCTTGTTTTGGACATCTCGCCTCTCGAACTTTCAAGCCGCGTGGGCTTGGATGTGGATGCGGTCAAGCAGGTGATGGCGCAGCTCAAGGAGCGCGGCTATCTGCGCATCCAACAGGAACGGGTGATGATCCAGGATATCGAAGCCTTGCGGCGTTTGTACGAACTCTTGGGCGTCAAAGAACAAGTGCGGGGCTGA
- a CDS encoding tetratricopeptide repeat protein — MIAACGGSSAARDATERSEAEMRLAAGMRQERNIPSSLQHYEHSLELDPENAEAHLQLGHLYLTEADYHDFAKAEQHLKEALRLERDNETVRRGIAPEAQTMLGALYVNQDRYAASVQVLEEAIADVNNSQPHFAWGNLGWAHYKNEHFEKAEQALKRAVQLQPRFCVGHYRLAQTYVARKNYEQAEQALIHAIEADARCKDMFQEAWQLRGEVRAQLGHRDEAIGDFERCVEISKNTPAGKSCQRYLEASQ; from the coding sequence ATGATTGCAGCCTGTGGAGGAAGCAGCGCGGCGCGCGACGCTACTGAGCGGTCAGAAGCAGAGATGCGGCTAGCAGCCGGCATGCGCCAGGAGCGCAACATTCCGAGTTCGCTACAACATTATGAGCATTCGCTCGAGCTCGATCCGGAAAACGCCGAAGCACACTTGCAACTTGGCCATTTGTATCTAACGGAAGCCGATTATCATGACTTCGCTAAAGCAGAGCAGCATCTGAAAGAGGCGCTACGCCTAGAGCGCGACAATGAAACTGTACGACGCGGCATAGCCCCCGAAGCACAGACCATGTTGGGGGCGCTATATGTCAATCAAGATCGGTATGCCGCATCGGTGCAAGTGCTTGAGGAAGCGATTGCGGACGTCAATAACTCCCAGCCGCATTTCGCGTGGGGCAATTTAGGTTGGGCGCATTATAAAAATGAGCACTTTGAGAAGGCTGAGCAGGCCCTTAAGCGGGCGGTGCAGTTGCAGCCCCGGTTTTGCGTCGGGCACTATCGGCTAGCTCAAACCTATGTGGCGCGGAAAAACTACGAGCAGGCCGAGCAAGCCCTGATACATGCCATAGAGGCCGATGCCCGATGTAAAGACATGTTTCAAGAAGCGTGGCAGTTGCGCGGAGAAGTTCGCGCGCAGCTTGGTCACCGGGATGAAGCTATTGGGGATTTTGAACGGTGCGTAGAGATTTCAAAAAACACACCAGCGGGTAAAAGCTGTCAACGCTATTTGGAGGCATCTCAATGA
- a CDS encoding helix-turn-helix domain-containing protein has protein sequence MTIRSEIQILGVGGYLRESRERRRIPLSEVAHATRIPERTLRDIEEDKFEALPGSVFVRGYLRSYARMLGIDDRAIVGGFRGPTPSEDASPKPPTASVPAVSGSRWRFGLVISLVILGILFALTVSIMTRPRHREHKIELSSREVSCRQSMKPEPSFYDPSITARATASFRCLLNHVAG, from the coding sequence ATGACGATTCGGAGCGAGATACAGATCTTGGGAGTAGGTGGATACCTGCGCGAAAGCCGCGAACGACGCCGGATTCCCCTGTCTGAGGTCGCGCATGCGACGCGAATCCCGGAACGCACCCTGCGCGACATCGAGGAAGATAAATTTGAAGCCTTGCCAGGGTCGGTGTTCGTGCGCGGCTACCTCCGCAGCTATGCACGTATGCTCGGTATTGACGATCGCGCTATCGTAGGCGGCTTCCGTGGTCCCACCCCAAGTGAGGACGCGTCGCCCAAGCCACCCACGGCCTCGGTACCTGCCGTCTCAGGTTCTCGATGGCGGTTTGGGCTGGTTATCTCCCTCGTGATTCTCGGGATCCTGTTTGCCTTGACCGTCTCCATTATGACCCGTCCGCGGCATCGCGAGCATAAAATTGAGCTATCTTCTAGGGAAGTATCTTGTCGACAGAGCATGAAACCCGAGCCGTCCTTTTACGATCCGTCGATTACGGCGAGAGCGACCGCATCCTTTCGCTGTTTACTGAATCACGTGGCAGGATAG
- the recO gene encoding DNA repair protein RecO, with the protein MSTEHETRAVLLRSVDYGESDRILSLFTESRGRIGAIAKGARRSRRRLFNAVQPFCLFRGQLQFGKGDLARLKAVEILEPHSRIMSDLGRIQLASAAMALFRVALPEHAQEATLFEDTVGFLKVLNAPERPRMEHLLSFLVHVLAALGLAPRFDRCGQCGREPRPSQPSYFDPYLGALGCSTCGQGLYLLAPQARALLSAGWVSGEQGQMIPLGVEERQQAYRALRAFVEEHLGATIIYG; encoded by the coding sequence TTGTCGACAGAGCATGAAACCCGAGCCGTCCTTTTACGATCCGTCGATTACGGCGAGAGCGACCGCATCCTTTCGCTGTTTACTGAATCACGTGGCAGGATAGGGGCGATTGCCAAGGGTGCTCGTCGCTCGCGACGCAGGCTGTTCAATGCCGTGCAACCATTTTGCCTGTTCAGGGGACAGCTCCAATTTGGAAAAGGGGATTTGGCGCGGCTAAAGGCGGTGGAGATCCTCGAGCCTCATTCACGCATCATGTCTGATCTCGGTCGTATCCAATTGGCGAGTGCCGCCATGGCGCTCTTTCGCGTGGCGCTGCCCGAGCACGCCCAGGAAGCGACGCTTTTCGAGGACACGGTGGGGTTTCTCAAGGTACTGAATGCCCCCGAGCGGCCACGCATGGAACACCTTCTGTCCTTTTTGGTGCATGTTCTCGCGGCACTGGGTCTTGCGCCTCGCTTTGATCGATGCGGCCAGTGCGGCAGAGAGCCTAGGCCTAGCCAACCGAGTTACTTTGATCCGTACTTGGGGGCACTCGGGTGTAGTACATGCGGGCAAGGGCTCTATTTGCTTGCTCCTCAAGCCCGGGCGCTTCTGTCTGCTGGATGGGTTTCGGGTGAGCAGGGACAGATGATACCTCTTGGTGTTGAAGAGCGACAACAAGCGTATCGAGCGCTTCGTGCCTTTGTCGAGGAGCACCTGGGCGCGACAATCATCTATGGGTGA
- a CDS encoding phosphoribosylanthranilate isomerase: protein MTSQADALACIALGVHAIGVNFWPATPRYCDPRTAHAIAEAVGSQATVVGVFVDETAEHVRELMKQTGIRWVQLHGKESPSYVRDFLPHAYKALAVTDAAIIDVARRYPGEHVLLDTYVRGMPGGTGQTFHWDLAKPVAQERKLTLAGGLNPHNVAEAVREVKPYRVDVASGVEASPGKKDLDLVRAFVQAVQSADAYESR, encoded by the coding sequence GTGACCTCTCAAGCAGATGCGCTGGCATGTATTGCCCTGGGTGTGCATGCCATCGGCGTGAATTTTTGGCCCGCCACCCCGCGATACTGTGATCCAAGGACGGCTCATGCGATCGCCGAAGCGGTTGGCAGTCAAGCGACGGTGGTGGGCGTGTTCGTCGATGAGACGGCTGAGCATGTGCGCGAACTGATGAAGCAGACTGGCATTCGATGGGTGCAACTGCACGGCAAAGAGTCGCCGTCGTATGTCCGGGATTTCTTGCCCCATGCCTACAAAGCATTGGCAGTCACTGACGCAGCGATTATCGACGTGGCGCGCCGTTATCCCGGCGAACATGTATTGCTTGACACCTATGTGCGGGGCATGCCTGGAGGAACGGGCCAGACGTTTCACTGGGATCTCGCGAAACCGGTGGCACAGGAACGCAAGCTGACCTTGGCGGGGGGGCTAAATCCACACAACGTCGCAGAGGCGGTACGTGAGGTCAAACCGTATCGGGTGGATGTCGCCAGTGGTGTCGAAGCGTCCCCGGGGAAGAAAGACCTGGATCTTGTGCGCGCTTTCGTCCAAGCTGTCCAGAGCGCAGATGCGTATGAGTCGCGTTAA
- the trpB gene encoding tryptophan synthase subunit beta, with translation MSRVNTTGHFGQFGGQYVAETLIPALLELESAYAAAQTDPEFAADLERLLTDYVGRPTPLYHAKRLSLDVDVEVWLKREDLCHTGAHKINNTVGQVLLAKRMGKKRVIAETGAGQHGVATATACALLDIPCEVYMGAEDVRRQAPNVLRMELLGATVHPVHAGSCTLKDAMNEALRDWVSNVQNTYYCVGSTAGPHPYPMMVRDFQQVIGQEVRRQLGDHHVGLPDAVIACVGGGSNAMGIFHEFLNDREVVLIGVEAAGEGLETQRHAAPLNAGQIGVLHGAKSYVLQSDDGQIREAHSISAGLDYPGVGPEHAYLKDSGRAHYVAVDDQEALQAFGWVSSREGILPALESSHAIAYLRRIKHEFPDVGRVVVNLSGRGDKDLATVQQRLSRS, from the coding sequence ATGAGTCGCGTTAATACCACAGGGCATTTTGGTCAGTTTGGTGGCCAATACGTGGCAGAGACGCTGATTCCCGCGCTTCTCGAGTTGGAATCCGCGTATGCCGCTGCCCAAACGGATCCTGAATTTGCAGCCGATCTTGAGCGGCTGCTCACCGACTATGTAGGGCGCCCCACGCCTTTATACCATGCCAAGAGGCTGTCTTTGGATGTCGATGTGGAAGTGTGGCTTAAGCGTGAGGATTTGTGTCACACCGGCGCGCACAAGATTAACAATACTGTCGGGCAGGTGTTGTTGGCTAAGCGCATGGGCAAAAAGCGCGTGATCGCGGAAACGGGGGCGGGTCAACACGGAGTGGCTACTGCCACTGCCTGCGCCTTATTGGATATACCGTGTGAAGTGTACATGGGAGCTGAAGATGTCAGGCGCCAAGCACCCAACGTGCTCCGTATGGAACTCCTAGGTGCGACGGTTCATCCCGTCCATGCAGGGTCCTGCACGCTTAAGGATGCCATGAATGAGGCCTTGCGAGACTGGGTGAGCAATGTTCAAAACACGTATTATTGCGTAGGTTCAACCGCTGGCCCTCATCCGTATCCCATGATGGTACGGGACTTCCAGCAAGTCATAGGCCAGGAAGTGCGACGGCAGCTCGGGGACCATCACGTAGGATTGCCGGATGCCGTGATCGCGTGTGTGGGTGGTGGTTCGAATGCCATGGGCATATTTCACGAGTTTCTAAACGACCGTGAGGTTGTTCTCATTGGCGTCGAAGCGGCCGGCGAGGGGCTAGAGACCCAAAGGCACGCCGCCCCACTCAATGCTGGACAGATTGGCGTGCTTCATGGTGCCAAGAGCTATGTGCTTCAAAGCGACGACGGTCAGATTCGAGAGGCCCACTCTATTAGTGCCGGTCTTGATTATCCAGGAGTGGGTCCTGAACACGCTTACCTGAAGGACAGCGGGCGAGCACATTACGTCGCGGTAGATGATCAAGAGGCGCTTCAGGCCTTCGGATGGGTTTCAAGCCGCGAGGGGATCTTGCCAGCACTCGAGAGCAGTCACGCGATTGCATACCTAAGGCGCATTAAGCACGAGTTTCCTGATGTAGGGCGCGTGGTTGTGAATCTTTCCGGGCGCGGTGACAAAGATCTCGCCACGGTACAGCAAAGGCTTAGCCGTTCATGA
- a CDS encoding tryptophan synthase subunit alpha: MTNRIRVAFDRAADENRAALLVYVCAGDPNLGATEKIVKAISEAGADVIELGVPFSDPTADGIVIQRASERALKAGTTVRGVLDSVKRMRQHTDTPILLFGYYNPLFAYGVPRIVSDAKEAGVDGFLIVDLPLDAAEPLRAAIMAAGLAYVPLAAPTSSEERIAKACESSNGFLYYVSMTGVTGSSSADLLKAARQAKAIQTRGKVPVAVGFGIKTPDDVAVVVAEHVQGVVVGSAVVNLLAQASDLDRGLESLKAFIRQLKNKTHRQGVVPV; encoded by the coding sequence ATGACGAACCGTATTCGTGTAGCCTTTGACCGGGCGGCGGACGAAAACCGCGCAGCCCTTTTGGTGTATGTTTGCGCGGGAGATCCCAATCTCGGCGCCACAGAAAAAATCGTGAAAGCTATCAGTGAAGCTGGCGCCGACGTGATCGAGCTGGGCGTTCCCTTTAGTGATCCGACAGCGGATGGCATCGTCATTCAGCGCGCTAGCGAGCGCGCGCTCAAGGCGGGTACGACGGTAAGAGGAGTGCTCGACAGTGTCAAAAGAATGCGTCAGCATACCGATACACCAATCCTGTTGTTTGGTTACTACAATCCGCTCTTTGCATATGGTGTGCCGCGGATTGTCAGCGATGCCAAAGAGGCCGGGGTAGATGGTTTTTTGATTGTCGATCTTCCACTCGACGCGGCTGAGCCTCTCAGGGCAGCCATCATGGCCGCAGGACTTGCGTACGTGCCTTTGGCAGCACCCACGAGTTCAGAAGAGCGCATCGCAAAGGCATGCGAGTCATCGAATGGTTTTCTGTATTACGTGTCGATGACTGGTGTCACAGGCTCCTCTTCCGCGGATCTTTTAAAAGCAGCGCGACAAGCGAAGGCGATCCAAACACGAGGCAAGGTGCCCGTGGCGGTGGGATTCGGTATTAAGACACCGGACGACGTTGCTGTGGTGGTTGCTGAACACGTGCAAGGCGTGGTGGTAGGGAGCGCTGTCGTAAACCTCCTTGCTCAAGCCTCCGATCTCGACCGAGGGCTCGAATCTCTCAAAGCGTTTATTCGTCAGCTAAAGAATAAAACGCACCGTCAGGGGGTTGTCCCTGTCTAA
- a CDS encoding DUF721 domain-containing protein, whose translation MPLKRTRGHGAFINELLTDTKLGPSGIPEPRIFHWWIYKVPRRISQHAWPARYFKGTLTVHTRTAAWASDLHYMRDDLLASAKLHLPAQLVRDIKFRQGQPPDGAFYSLADE comes from the coding sequence ATGCCTCTCAAACGGACCCGCGGTCATGGTGCCTTTATCAATGAGCTGTTGACTGACACGAAACTCGGACCGTCGGGCATTCCGGAGCCGAGGATTTTTCATTGGTGGATCTATAAAGTGCCGCGGCGCATCAGCCAACACGCTTGGCCGGCGCGCTACTTCAAAGGCACCCTGACAGTGCATACCCGGACTGCCGCATGGGCCAGCGATTTACATTACATGCGAGATGATCTGCTTGCCTCCGCCAAATTGCATTTGCCTGCTCAACTGGTGCGCGACATTAAGTTTAGACAGGGACAACCCCCTGACGGTGCGTTTTATTCTTTAGCTGACGAATAA
- a CDS encoding helix-turn-helix transcriptional regulator: MTTKDVIANNLRTLRKVRGMTQPELAALVSMSPRTVARLEAGQVADPGIHQLRSLARALGVTVDLLSGSPLTPVTVAAPERLKKVLEGPHGLELLSELADYEWFRNRKAVIAALKEVPQDGE; encoded by the coding sequence ATGACCACAAAAGATGTCATTGCTAACAACTTACGTACCTTGCGCAAAGTGAGGGGCATGACACAACCCGAACTTGCGGCCTTGGTAAGCATGTCGCCGCGGACGGTGGCGCGTTTAGAAGCAGGGCAGGTAGCCGATCCCGGCATTCATCAACTTCGAAGTTTGGCTCGGGCACTTGGGGTGACGGTGGACCTCCTCAGCGGATCGCCCTTGACGCCCGTGACGGTCGCGGCCCCGGAGCGTCTCAAAAAGGTACTCGAAGGTCCCCACGGCCTTGAGCTCTTAAGCGAGCTTGCGGACTATGAATGGTTTCGCAATCGTAAAGCTGTGATTGCTGCGCTGAAAGAAGTTCCGCAGGACGGAGAGTAG
- a CDS encoding iron-containing alcohol dehydrogenase, translating to MSLAVWDFPTKILFGEGSIDEVGREAKRLGGTYALLITDAGVAATGIVDAVGRTLKQAELTYSTFEGVSTNPTEAQARKGTEAFAAAKADVIVAVGGGSVIDVGKLVRLMAAHRGPLSDYDDAKGGSEKITEPMAPLIAIPTTSGTGSEVGRSAVATLASTHAKTVFFSPRLIPNVAILDPSVTVTLPAKGTAATGFDALTHNIEAYAAKGEHPMADGIALYAVEIIAQYLHTAVQSPEDLEARGAMQKAAMMGAVAFQKGLGACHALAHPLSAEFNVHHGVANAICLPAVLDFNRKAVPARIARLARILGARGESEETLAFECSGAVRKLRKSIGLPEGLTEVGIEEAAIPHLAELAYADNSHRSNPRSCTVDDFVALYQASL from the coding sequence ATGAGCTTAGCAGTTTGGGACTTTCCCACGAAGATATTATTTGGCGAAGGATCCATCGATGAGGTGGGTCGCGAGGCGAAGCGGCTGGGGGGGACTTATGCTCTACTCATCACCGATGCCGGAGTCGCCGCCACGGGAATCGTGGACGCGGTCGGACGCACGCTGAAACAGGCGGAACTTACCTACAGCACATTTGAGGGGGTCAGCACGAATCCTACCGAAGCCCAGGCACGCAAAGGTACGGAGGCGTTTGCGGCCGCGAAAGCCGACGTCATCGTCGCTGTGGGCGGAGGAAGCGTGATCGACGTTGGCAAACTGGTGAGATTGATGGCAGCCCATCGGGGTCCATTGAGCGATTACGACGATGCCAAAGGTGGAAGCGAGAAAATCACCGAACCTATGGCCCCTTTGATAGCCATCCCCACGACGTCGGGCACCGGCAGCGAAGTGGGTAGAAGCGCCGTAGCCACACTGGCATCCACCCACGCAAAAACGGTGTTCTTCTCCCCTCGCCTGATTCCCAACGTCGCGATTTTAGACCCGTCGGTCACTGTCACGCTACCTGCCAAGGGCACGGCAGCCACCGGGTTTGACGCCCTCACCCATAACATCGAAGCCTATGCCGCAAAGGGGGAGCACCCAATGGCGGATGGCATCGCCCTTTACGCAGTTGAGATCATCGCCCAATATCTCCACACGGCGGTGCAGAGCCCTGAAGATCTCGAGGCCAGAGGCGCTATGCAGAAAGCTGCCATGATGGGAGCGGTCGCCTTTCAAAAGGGCCTGGGCGCTTGTCATGCCTTGGCGCATCCACTGTCCGCTGAGTTCAACGTGCATCACGGCGTGGCAAACGCTATCTGTTTACCAGCTGTGTTGGATTTCAACCGCAAAGCCGTCCCGGCACGAATCGCGCGGCTCGCACGTATTTTAGGGGCGCGAGGAGAAAGCGAGGAGACGTTGGCTTTTGAATGCTCGGGCGCCGTTCGCAAACTGCGTAAGTCCATTGGACTGCCGGAGGGCTTAACTGAGGTCGGCATAGAGGAGGCCGCCATACCCCATCTGGCTGAGCTGGCGTATGCCGACAACAGCCATCGCAGTAACCCTCGCAGCTGCACCGTAGATGACTTCGTGGCCCTCTATCAGGCCTCCCTCTAA
- a CDS encoding glutamine synthetase, translating into MDISDLRNLFETHEICRVKVGGFDIDGILRGKYLSLDKFWSAQKTGFGFCEVIFGWDSCDVLYDNSKITGWHTGFPDLHARIDLDTFRLLPDEPHTASFLVDFFTPQGDPYPACPRALLKQVIAKADTMGFVPYFAAEFEFWVFQETPESLHQKGFRNLRTLSPGMCGYSWLREGQYAHLVHDILDTCQKLDIEIEGLHTETGPGVYEAALRYDTALRAADKAALFKTVLKLICARHGLSVTFMAKWNHDLPGSSGHLHQSLWSSDKHQNQFADKADPWGMSTTAKQYLAGQLALMPEFTAFYSPTINSYKRYVKGVWAPLNVSWGLDNRTCAVRAIGKGEATATRLEFRQTAADIQPHIAMACCLASGLHGIEQELIPPRPMSGDAAVGPGTPLPLTLTEAVAQLEVSQTASQLLGATFVEHYIRTRQWEIAQYNRAVTDWEIKRYFESV; encoded by the coding sequence ATGGACATCAGCGACCTTCGTAATCTTTTCGAAACTCATGAAATTTGCAGAGTCAAAGTGGGCGGTTTTGATATCGACGGCATCTTGCGAGGCAAATACCTATCACTAGACAAGTTTTGGTCCGCCCAGAAAACCGGTTTTGGATTTTGTGAGGTGATCTTTGGCTGGGACAGCTGCGATGTCTTGTATGACAACAGCAAGATCACCGGGTGGCACACCGGCTTTCCCGATCTGCACGCGCGCATTGATTTAGACACTTTTCGCTTGTTGCCCGACGAGCCCCATACCGCCAGCTTTTTGGTGGATTTTTTCACGCCGCAAGGTGATCCCTACCCCGCATGCCCGCGTGCGTTGCTCAAGCAAGTGATCGCAAAAGCAGATACCATGGGATTCGTTCCTTACTTTGCGGCGGAATTCGAGTTCTGGGTATTTCAAGAGACACCTGAGTCCCTCCATCAAAAGGGCTTTCGCAATTTGAGGACCTTAAGCCCCGGCATGTGTGGCTACTCATGGCTCCGCGAGGGGCAGTACGCGCACCTTGTGCATGATATTTTGGATACTTGCCAAAAACTCGATATCGAAATCGAAGGACTTCACACCGAAACCGGTCCCGGCGTGTATGAAGCTGCCCTGCGATACGACACTGCTTTGCGGGCCGCTGACAAAGCAGCGCTGTTTAAGACTGTACTTAAACTGATATGCGCACGGCACGGATTGAGTGTGACGTTTATGGCCAAATGGAACCATGACTTGCCTGGTTCGAGCGGTCATTTGCATCAGAGCTTGTGGAGTAGCGACAAACACCAAAACCAGTTTGCTGATAAAGCGGACCCTTGGGGAATGTCTACGACGGCCAAGCAGTATCTGGCCGGCCAGTTGGCGCTAATGCCGGAATTCACAGCGTTTTACTCGCCCACCATCAACAGCTACAAGCGGTATGTCAAAGGGGTTTGGGCACCTTTGAATGTTTCGTGGGGTTTGGATAACCGCACCTGCGCCGTGCGTGCGATAGGCAAAGGCGAGGCGACGGCAACGCGCCTCGAGTTCCGCCAAACAGCCGCGGACATTCAACCCCATATCGCGATGGCCTGCTGCCTGGCTTCCGGTCTTCATGGTATCGAGCAAGAACTCATTCCGCCTCGGCCAATGTCAGGCGATGCAGCGGTGGGGCCAGGCACACCGTTGCCACTCACGCTCACCGAGGCGGTCGCGCAATTGGAGGTGAGCCAAACCGCTTCACAACTTTTGGGTGCTACTTTTGTCGAACACTACATTCGCACACGTCAGTGGGAGATTGCGCAATACAACCGCGCCGTCACTGATTGGGAGATTAAGCGGTATTTCGAATCTGTGTAG